One segment of Ricinus communis isolate WT05 ecotype wild-type chromosome 8, ASM1957865v1, whole genome shotgun sequence DNA contains the following:
- the LOC8279665 gene encoding acetylserotonin O-methyltransferase, with product MREEEEAQAEAEMWKYVFGFTNMAVVKCAIELGIADAIENRKEPVTLSELSSTLGCAPSSLYRIMRFLMHHNIFKEIPTHQGTSIGYVHTPLSRRLLGRGEDNMAAFLLLESSPVMLAPWHFLSARVQQNGRAAFEAVHGDDVWKYAAANPGHSKLIDDAMACNARTAVTTIIEQCPKVFDGIKTLVDVGGGNGTALRMLVKAFPWIQGINFDLHHVVSIAHECNNVTYIGGDMFESVPKADAAFLMWVLHDWNDDDCIQILKKCKEAVTEGNGKVIIVEAVIGEAKDDKLEYVRLMLDMVMMAHTNTGKERTSKEWGYVLQKAGFRSHTIKPIGAVQSVIEAFP from the exons atgagagaagaagaagaggctcAAGCAGAAGCTGAAATGTGGAAGTACGTGTTTGGGTTTACTAATATGGCAGTTGTCAAGTGTGCCATTGAGCTTGGAATAGCCGATGCCATCGAAAATCGTAAAGAACCCGTCACTCTTTCAGAGCTATCATCTACTCTTGGATGTGCTCCATCATCTCTTTATCGCATAATGAGGTTCTTGATGCATCATAATATATTCAAAGAGATACCTACCCACCAAGGCACCAGTATAGGTTATGTCCATACGCCTCTCTCTCGCCGTTTGCTCGGTCGGGGAGAGGACAACATGGCTGCTTTTTTATTGCTAGAAAGCAGTCCTGTGATGCTAGCCCCATGGCATTTTCTGAGTGCTCGGGTTCAACAAAATGGAAGAGCAGCGTTTGAGGCTGTTCATGGTGATGATGTATGGAAATATGCAGCAGCAAACCCTGGTCACAGCAAGCTGATAGATGATGCTATGGCTTGTAATGCTAGGACTGCTGTGACTACAATAATTGAACAGTGTCCAAAGGTGTTTGATGGGATTAAAACTTTAGTAGATGTTGGTGGGGGTAATGGGACTGCTCTGCGAATGCTGGTTAAGGCTTTTCCATGGATTCAGGGCATTAACTTCGATCTTCATCATGTTGTCTCTATTGCACATGAATGTAACAACGTTACGTATATTGGAGGTGACATGTTTGAGAGTGTTCCAAAGGCTGATGCTGCTTTCCTCATG TGGGTTCTACATGATTGGAATGATGACGACTGCATCCAAATCCTGAAGAAATGCAAGGAAGCTGTTACAGAAGGTAATGGGAAGGTGATAATCGTTGAAGCTGTGATTGGTGAAGCGAAGGACGACAAGCTTGAGTATGTTAGGCTGATGCTAGATATGGTGATGATGGCTCACACTAATACAGGTAAAGAGAGGACCTCAAAGGAATGGGGATATGTTCTTCAGAAGGCTGGCTTTCGCTCTCACACTATTAAACCCATTGGTGCTGTACAGTCTGTCATTGAAGCCTTCCCTTAA
- the LOC8279655 gene encoding acetylserotonin O-methyltransferase, which translates to MENTRRSDSTIRDEEEEEEEADVEIWKYVLGFSKIAAVKCAVELGLADAIESNEAPMTLFELSSTLGCAPSSLYRIMRFPVHQKIFKEKPTSQGTTGYEQTPLSRRLLRQGENSMADFILMESSPDMLAPWQCLSNRVRGNIHSAFEESHGQHLWKHTEANPAHSKLFNDAMACDARIIVPSIIEVCPEVFNGVKSVVDVGGGNGTTLGLLVKASPWIQGINFDLPHVVSVALECDGVKHVGGDMFDSVPQADAAFLMWVLHDWNDDECIQILKKCKEVVPEDNGKVIIVEVVIGEAKDDKLEYVRLMLDMVMMAHTNTGKERASKEWESVIQKAGFRSHTIKTVGAMQSIIVVAPACGR; encoded by the exons atggAAAACACAAGAAGATCAGATTCAACCATCAGagacgaagaagaagaagaagaagaagcagatGTAGAAATATGGAAATATGTACTGGGGTTTTCCAAAATTGCAGCAGTCAAATGTGCTGTTGAGCTTGGATTAGCTGATGCTATTGAAAGTAATGAAGCTCCAATGACACTTTTTGAGCTATCTTCCACGCTTGGATGCGCTCCGTCCTCTCTTTACCGCATTATGAGGTTTCCGGTGcatcaaaagattttcaaagaGAAGCCCACCAGCCAAGGCACCACAGGATATGAACAGACGCCTCTCTCTCGCCGTTTACTTCGTCAGGGAGAAAACAGCATGGCTGATTTCATTTTGATGGAGAGCAGCCCTGACATGCTAGCACCCTGGCAGTGTCTAAGCAATCGCGTACGTGGCAATATTCATTCAGCATTTGAGGAAAGTCACGGGCAGCATTTATGGAAACATACAGAAGCAAATCCAGCTCACAGCAAGCTATTCAATGATGCAATGGCTTGTGACGCTAGAATTATAGTACCTTCCATAATTGAAGTATGTCCAGAGGTGTTCAATGGGGTTAAATCTGTAGTTGATGTTGGTGGAGGTAATGGTACTACTCTGGGATTGTTGGTCAAGGCTTCTCCTTGGATTCAGGGTATTAACTTTGATCTTCCTCATGTCGTTTCTGTTGCACTAGAATGTGATGGTGTTAAGCATGTTGGTGGTGACATGTTTGACAGTGTTCCACAGGCTGATGCTGCTTTCCTCATG TGGGTTCTACATGATTGGAACGATGATGAATGCATCCAAATCCTGAAGAAATGCAAGGAAGTTGTTCCAGAAGATAATGGGAAGGTGATAATTGTTGAAGTTGTGATTGGTGAAGCGAAGGATGACAAGCTTGAGTATGTTAGGCTGATGCTAGATATGGTGATGATGGCTCACACTAATACAGGTAAAGAGAGGGCCTCAAAGGAATGGGAATCTGTTATTCAGAAGGCTGGCTTTCGCTCTCACACTATCAAAACCGTTGGTGCTATGCAGTCTATTATTGTAGTAGCTCCCGCGTGTGGGCGATAG